A window from Populus trichocarpa isolate Nisqually-1 chromosome 3, P.trichocarpa_v4.1, whole genome shotgun sequence encodes these proteins:
- the LOC7483573 gene encoding GDSL esterase/lipase 5 codes for MAKISQHFLYAFLLHAVLISARCQATSEHPKKHVVAFFIFGDSFLDAGNNNYINTTTLDQANFWPYGETFFKFPTGRFSDGRLAPDFIAKYANLPFIPPFLQPGIDQYYHGVNFASAGAGALVETYKGDVIDLRTQLRYYKKVEKWLRHKLGNDEAKMTISKAVYLFSIGSNDYMSPFLTNSTILKSYTDSKYVGMVIGNLTTVIKEIYKLGGRKFAFINVPPLGCLPTIRNSNGSCLKETSLLSTLHNKALSKLLRELEEQLKGFKHSHFDLNSFLEQRINHPSQFGFKEGKSACCGTGPFRGVFSCGGKRLVKQFELCENPNEYVFWDSIHLTEKAYRQLADQMWGGGVGHPHVLGPYNLMNLFQTET; via the exons ATGGCGAAGATAAGTCAACACTTCTTGTATGCTTTTCTTCTTCACGCGGTCCTCATTTCAGCAAGATGCCAAGCAACATCCGAGCATCCAAAGAAACATGTTGTTGCCTTCTTCATCTTCGGTGATTCATTTTTAGATGCCGGCAACAACAACTATATCAACACCACAACTCTTGACCAAGCAAACTTCTGGCCTTATGGAGAAACCTTCTTCAAGTTCCCCACCGGTCGTTTCTCTGACGGTCGTCTGGCACCGGATTTTATTG CCAAATATGCAAATCTTCCATTTATCCCACCTTTTCTACAACCTGGCATTGATCAATATTACCATGGAGTCAATTTTGCATCTGCCGGAGCCGGTGCTTTAGTTGAAACATATAAAGGGGAT gtGATTGATCTTAGAACACAGTTGAGATATTACAAGAAGGTGGAGAAGTGGTTGAGACATAAGCTAGGCAATGATGAAGCCAAGATGACAATATCAAAAGCTGTATACTTGTTTAGCATTGGAAGCAATGATTACATGAGCCCTTTCTTGACCAATTCCACTATTCTAAAGTCATACACAGACTCCAAATACGTTGGGATGGTCATCGGCAACTTGACAACAGTGATTAAA GAGATATACAAGTTGGGGGGCAGAAAATTTGCATTTATCAATGTCCCACCACTGGGCTGTCTGCCCACAATCAGGAATAGCAACGGTAGCTGCCTGAAAGAAACTTCATTGCTTTCAACATTACACAACAAAGCTCTCTCCAAGCTCCTCCGTGAACTGGAGGAGCAATTGAAGGGTTTCAAACACTCACACTTTGACCTCAACAGCTTTCTTGAACAAAGAATCAATCATCCTTCTCAATTTG GTTTCAAGGAAGGGAAATCAGCATGCTGTGGAACTGGGCCATTTCGAGGAGTTTTTAGCTGTGGAGGAAAGAGACTAGTGAAGCAGTTCGAGTTATGTGAAAATCCTAATGAATACGTGTTTTGGGACTCTATTCATCTCACTGAAAAGGCTTACAGACAATTGGCAGATCAAATGTGGGGTGGAGGGGTTGGCCACCCTCATGTTCTTGGGCCTTATAATCTAATGAATCTATTCCAAACAGAAACTTAG